A region from the Lycium barbarum isolate Lr01 chromosome 8, ASM1917538v2, whole genome shotgun sequence genome encodes:
- the LOC132607809 gene encoding uncharacterized protein LOC132607809 → MKPFQQARTINQYRRRLGMCLANANCNGKIWYFVAGNIDVEILMDSPQQITLKLFLQDLNQYLITTLVYAKCSASKRIELWEDIYHLSNTLSCSWLVGGDFNMVLNDEEKLGGNPVQPQDIEDFAFCINSCELEEVNFKGSPFTWWNGRADAACTFERLDRMLVNSLLLDNFGHIELEHLVRTGSDHAPLMCTYGDKHQKLVKPFKFLSFWIEHASFLDIVRQNWSIWEHDDHFINFKSKMKKLKGVLSKWSREVFGDIFKQLIIREEIVRLKEQLFEQNPSQVNRVVLQKALDETKRYLHNEEEYWRQKPGLDWFVDGDKNTRFFHNLIKGRRKKLQIKRIQNSDGSWIEDEDQMADEAVHFYSQKFSQEELIADENLLSLNPILIDQNRNDLLCQMPSVDEVKKVVFNLSGASASRPDGFPGVFYQTCQRFFHSTRGVKQGDPLSPSLFILSAEVLSRALNAEFDNAKIMKILQEYEAISGQLINKGKSVFYMHDKIAGALSQQVEQITGFKRDQFPLTYLGCPIFHSRRKKGYYNDLIKKVKNKLQNWIGKLLSFGGKAVLINSVLQSIPIYMLSVVFPTKYTINELHKIFARFYWSTKEEGKSRHWSS, encoded by the exons ATGAAGCCTTTTCAACAGGCCAGGACAATAAACCAGTATAGAAGAAGATTGGGCATGTGCTTAGCCAATGCTAACTGTAATGGTAAAATCTGGTATTTTGTGGCTGGTAATATAGATGTAGAAATTCTGATGGACTCCCCTCAACAAATTACTTTGAAGCTGTTTTTACAAGATCTGAATCAGTATCTTATTACTACTTTAGTATATGCTAAATGTAGTGCTTCTAAAAGAATAGAGTTATGGGAGGATATCTACCATCTCTCCAATACTTTATCTTGTTCCTGGTTagtaggaggagatttcaatatGGTTTTGAATGATGAAGAGAAGTTAGGGGGCAATCCTGTTCAACCTCAGGATATAGAAGACTTTGCTTTTTGCATAAACTCCTGTGAGCTTGAAGAGGTAAATTTTAAAGGTAGTCCCTTCacctggtggaatggtagagcagATGCAGCATGTACTTTTGAGAGATTGGATAGGATGTTGGTGAATTCATTGCTTCTGGACAACTTTGGACACATAGAATTGGAACATCTAGTAAGAACTGGTTCAGATCATGCTCCACTTATGTGTACCTATGGGGATAAGCATCAAAAGCTGGTCAAACCTTTTAAATTTCTATCTTTCTGGATTGAACATGCATCTTTCCTAGATATAGTCAGGCAGAATTGGTCCATTTGGGAGCATGATGATCATTTCATAAACTTCAAAAGCAAGATGAAAAAGCTAAAAGGAGTGTTATCCAAATGGAGTAGGGAAGTGTTTGGAGATATATTCAAGCAGTTGATCATAAGGGAGGAAATAGTGAGGTTAAAGGAACAATTGTTTGAACAAAACCCAAGTCAAGTAAATAGAGTGGTTTTGCAGAAAGCTTTGGATGAGACTAAGAGATATTTGCATAATGAAGAGGAGTACTGGAGACAAAAACCAGGTCTGGATTGGTTTGTTGATGGAGACAAAAATACTAGATTTTTCCATAATTTAATAAAGGGAAGAAGGAAGAAATTGCagatcaaaagaattcaaaactCAGATGGTTCATGGATTGAGGATGAAGATCAAATGGCAGATGAGGCTGTGCATTTTTACTCTCAGAAATTTTCACAAGAAGAGTTAATTGCAGATGAAAATTTGTTGTCACTCAATCCTATTTTGATTGACCAAAatagaaatgatcttctttgtcAAATGCCTAGTGTTGATGAAGTCAAAAAAGTTGTGTTCAACCTTAGTGGAGCAAGTGCTAGTAGACCTGATGGATTTCCTGGAGTGTTCTACCAGACAT GCCAAAGGTTTTTTCACTCAACTAGGGGTGTTAAACAAGGTGATCCTCTTTCACCTTCATTGTTTATTTTATCAGCAGAGGTGCTATCAAGAGCTCTAAATGCAGAATTTGACAATGCTAA AATCATGAAGATACTGCAGGAATATGAGGCAATCTCTGGTCAACTGATCAATAAAGGCAAGAGTGTCTTTTATATGCATGACAAGATTGCTGGTGCACTATCTCAGCAGGTGGAGCAGATTACAGGCTTTAAAAGGGATCAATTTCCATTAACATACTTGGGATGTCCTATATTTCATTCAAGGAGGAAAAAGGGATACTACAATGATCTTATCAAGAAGGTGAaaaacaagctgcaaaattggaTAGGAAAGCTGCTCTCTTTTGGTGGAAAGGCAGTTCTTATCAATAGTGTGCTTCAGAGTATTCCAATATACATGCTGTCAGTTGTTTTTCCCACAAAATATACCATTAATGAGCTTCATAAAATCTTTGCAAGGTTTTACTGGAGTACcaaggaagaaggtaaaagcAGACACTGGTCCTCTTAG